One part of the Sorangiineae bacterium MSr11954 genome encodes these proteins:
- the udk gene encoding uridine kinase — MTDAPPLVLGIAGGSGSGKSTIARAILAALPAGAGLLIEQDHYYRSQAHLPFEERERVNYDHPDALEMPLLAQHVAALRAWEPIERPSYDFSRHDRCPDLTRVEPVPVIVVEGILVLADEVLRSLFDVKLFVDTDADIRLMRRIRRDLEHRGRTFGQVRKQYYESVRPMHMAFVEPSKRFADIIVPEGGENRVALELLVSHVRARIMR; from the coding sequence GTGACTGACGCACCGCCGCTCGTACTCGGAATCGCCGGTGGCTCGGGTTCCGGAAAAAGCACCATTGCGCGCGCCATCCTCGCGGCGCTGCCCGCGGGCGCGGGGCTCCTCATCGAGCAAGATCACTACTACCGGTCGCAAGCGCACCTGCCGTTCGAGGAGCGTGAGCGGGTCAACTACGATCACCCCGACGCGCTGGAGATGCCGCTCCTCGCGCAGCACGTGGCGGCGCTCCGCGCGTGGGAGCCCATCGAGCGACCCAGCTACGATTTCTCGCGCCACGATCGCTGCCCCGATCTCACGCGGGTGGAGCCGGTGCCGGTCATCGTGGTGGAGGGCATCCTCGTTCTGGCCGACGAAGTTTTGCGTTCGCTCTTCGACGTGAAGCTCTTCGTCGACACCGACGCCGACATCCGCCTGATGCGCCGCATCCGCCGCGATCTCGAGCACCGCGGACGCACCTTCGGTCAAGTGCGCAAGCAGTATTACGAGAGCGTGCGCCCGATGCACATGGCCTTCGTGGAGCCGTCCAAGCGCTTCGCGGATATCATCGTGCCCGAGGGGGGCGAGAATCGGGTCGCGCTGGAGCTCCTGGTGAGCCATGTGCGTGCGCGCATCATGCGGTAG
- a CDS encoding pyridoxal-phosphate dependent enzyme, with protein sequence MTTEGSNRDFAPRMRVVPSRQVITDRPFAPVSNETPAIHRAFFDDMRPLPARFPTARLREVTLVRAADLDERVDPTGQTRVWYAIESLQVTGSFKVRGALVSIEACIKRAGTASGLRVVAASAGNHGASMAYAASVLGVRATIFVPQGAPAAKCERIMSYGAELRYASSPYYDDAEAAAMEMAEAEGLSFISPYNDLHVIAGNGGSLGYEIARVLGRVPEHVLLPFGGGGLATGVAWSLADAAGETLGQVPRVWGVQSEVSPVMADSLERGAAIERFLPEGPTLAEGLEGGIAADAFARARSSIGGVIVVSEAAIGRAMHYVYCDLGLLVEGSSATALVPLMRSSERFPLALGVRGGDLVVLITGRNVDRATWERAVAPYTAHTARSRD encoded by the coding sequence ATGACCACCGAGGGCTCCAACCGAGATTTCGCGCCGCGCATGAGGGTCGTCCCCTCGCGCCAAGTCATCACCGATCGTCCGTTCGCGCCGGTCTCGAACGAGACCCCCGCCATCCACCGCGCGTTCTTCGACGACATGCGGCCGCTCCCGGCCCGCTTCCCCACCGCGCGCCTGCGCGAGGTGACCTTGGTGCGCGCCGCCGATCTCGACGAGCGCGTCGATCCCACGGGGCAGACGCGCGTCTGGTACGCCATCGAGTCCCTGCAGGTGACCGGGAGCTTCAAGGTCCGCGGCGCGCTGGTGTCCATCGAGGCGTGCATCAAGCGCGCGGGCACCGCCTCGGGGCTGCGCGTGGTGGCGGCGAGCGCCGGCAACCACGGCGCCTCCATGGCGTACGCCGCGTCGGTGCTGGGCGTGCGGGCCACCATCTTCGTGCCCCAGGGCGCGCCGGCCGCCAAGTGCGAGCGCATCATGTCGTACGGCGCCGAGCTTCGGTACGCGTCCTCGCCGTATTACGACGACGCGGAGGCCGCGGCCATGGAGATGGCCGAGGCCGAGGGGCTGTCGTTCATCTCGCCGTACAACGATTTGCACGTCATCGCCGGCAACGGTGGCTCGCTCGGCTACGAGATCGCGCGGGTCCTCGGCCGCGTTCCCGAGCATGTGCTCCTCCCATTCGGAGGCGGCGGGCTCGCCACCGGCGTGGCCTGGTCCTTGGCCGACGCGGCGGGCGAGACCCTTGGCCAAGTGCCGCGCGTATGGGGCGTGCAGAGTGAAGTCTCGCCGGTCATGGCGGATTCGCTCGAGCGGGGCGCTGCCATCGAGCGCTTCCTGCCGGAGGGCCCCACCTTGGCCGAAGGCCTGGAGGGCGGAATCGCCGCCGACGCCTTTGCGCGGGCGCGTTCGTCCATCGGCGGGGTCATCGTGGTCTCCGAGGCCGCGATCGGGCGCGCGATGCACTACGTCTATTGCGATCTCGGGTTGTTGGTGGAGGGCAGCTCCGCCACCGCGCTCGTCCCGCTCATGCGCTCGAGCGAGCGCTTCCCGCTGGCGCTCGGCGTGCGCGGCGGCGATCTGGTCGTCCTCATCACGGGCCGCAACGTGGACCGCGCCACCTGGGAGCGCGCGGTGGCACCGTACACTGCGCACACGGCACGATCTCGTGACTGA